In a single window of the Tellurirhabdus bombi genome:
- a CDS encoding DUF2158 domain-containing protein has protein sequence MTKYPETAQRINQFIATTGKSQAEIARMAKLNAATISRISKGDQVLGKHVIAALSSAFPVNPAWLEEGEGNMLLPLPDKPKTVAKTAISVEENLQQGDIVQIRSGGPAMTVISLEVEGLKCIWFSTANELQTALFPEFVLMKVI, from the coding sequence GTGACGAAATATCCCGAAACCGCCCAACGCATCAATCAATTCATTGCTACAACCGGCAAGAGCCAGGCCGAGATAGCTCGAATGGCTAAACTGAACGCAGCTACTATTTCCCGGATTTCCAAAGGGGATCAGGTTCTCGGTAAGCACGTTATTGCAGCGCTGTCCAGTGCATTTCCGGTGAATCCCGCCTGGCTGGAAGAGGGAGAGGGCAATATGCTGTTGCCTCTTCCAGACAAGCCCAAAACGGTAGCAAAAACCGCCATTTCGGTGGAAGAGAATTTGCAGCAGGGGGATATTGTGCAGATCCGTTCAGGTGGCCCGGCTATGACAGTCATAAGCTTGGAAGTAGAAGGGTTAAAGTGCATCTGGTTTTCGACAGCCAATGAACTGCAAACTGCTCTTTTTCCAGAGTTTGTTCTGATGAAAGTTATTTAA
- a CDS encoding restriction endonuclease gives MINALMNMSNPGKEYEEFVFNKLTGLFPELEVTLDDNIVGTQSGVRRQIDISIKGQVSGVDILYLVQCKDYTRRADINKVGELSSVMQDVGASKGFLICSGGFTRTIHQYAQKLGIELWSVEDVNSSQWHVEKKIPVIYIQKQGKSANVNLQLIPIPEMYDRLEKETHTNISAAIGEAIKEVSLDEGRSSTSLVDYINHILSANNIDFSVTPNLELNDPNLKIRIWGIWTPVSFKVQFNHEKKYYLKYITPEEYSQIRDHITQEATPLNFLIDNFSIELDDSYVEVDPNEIPISNNLSIKLEIPLTIIESLNFRG, from the coding sequence ATGATAAATGCCTTAATGAATATGTCAAACCCAGGTAAAGAGTATGAAGAGTTTGTCTTCAATAAACTAACAGGTTTATTCCCGGAACTAGAAGTTACTTTAGACGATAATATTGTGGGAACACAAAGCGGTGTTAGGCGCCAAATAGATATATCAATAAAAGGGCAAGTAAGTGGAGTAGATATTTTATACTTAGTACAATGCAAAGATTACACTCGACGAGCTGATATTAATAAAGTTGGTGAATTGTCATCAGTTATGCAGGATGTCGGAGCATCTAAAGGGTTCCTGATTTGTTCTGGAGGATTTACAAGAACAATACATCAGTATGCCCAGAAGCTTGGAATTGAGCTTTGGTCTGTAGAGGACGTTAATTCTTCCCAATGGCATGTGGAAAAAAAAATCCCCGTAATATATATTCAAAAACAGGGTAAGTCAGCTAATGTTAATTTGCAACTTATACCAATTCCAGAAATGTATGATAGACTTGAAAAAGAAACACACACAAACATTTCAGCAGCCATTGGGGAAGCCATCAAGGAAGTTAGTCTAGATGAAGGACGATCATCTACAAGCTTAGTTGATTATATTAATCATATCCTTTCCGCGAACAATATAGACTTTTCTGTTACACCCAATCTTGAGTTGAATGATCCTAATTTAAAAATAAGAATTTGGGGAATTTGGACTCCAGTCTCCTTCAAAGTACAATTTAACCATGAAAAAAAGTACTATTTGAAATACATAACTCCAGAAGAGTACTCACAAATCAGAGATCATATTACCCAAGAAGCAACTCCACTTAATTTTTTGATTGACAATTTTAGTATTGAGTTAGATGATAGCTATGTTGAAGTAGATCCCAATGAAATACCTATTTCCAATAACCTTAGCATCAAGCTTGAGATACCCTTAACAATTATAGAATCTTTAAATTTTCGAGGTTAA
- a CDS encoding tyrosine-type recombinase/integrase: MNINQATIKLTTRPAKDGMVSVQMRVTFQRQQRRFSFPIKEGVIISPASYEKLDKYHQTKSARTAEDIKLLYARLEPHLQKAEDLCEKLQPFALDSFLEAFYKEQQEPSNVVDVIAALREMATRMNKEDRISTADGNLTTASSLERFLKSISASDRKALLGSEEVLTYRHITPAFLGAYEKWMLKYGKASRKPGGKPGPATLTTVGIYLRTLRTLYNQAIEKGLAKMEDYPFSKKGYTIPAGQNAKKALSKEEVLKIINYSCAEGMEQRGRDLWIFSYLSNGMNVADICRLRWKAIDQQAGTITFVREKTRRSRKGNQTQISVDLFPETESIIERWCTPTRSPNDFVFPFINDAMDARQQKTVIHQVIKMTNKYVNRIAEAVGIQADVNTYEARHSFATILLQSEAPVAFISQALGHTNLKTTESYLGSFGDEKKKKYLKSLL; encoded by the coding sequence ATGAACATCAACCAAGCGACCATTAAGCTTACTACCCGCCCTGCCAAAGACGGAATGGTGTCGGTTCAGATGCGCGTTACCTTTCAAAGGCAGCAGCGCCGCTTTTCCTTCCCCATCAAAGAAGGCGTGATTATTTCCCCGGCAAGCTACGAAAAGTTAGATAAATATCACCAGACTAAATCCGCCCGGACAGCGGAAGATATCAAGCTGCTGTATGCCCGGCTGGAGCCCCACCTACAGAAGGCCGAAGACCTGTGTGAGAAACTACAACCATTTGCGCTTGATTCCTTTCTGGAGGCTTTTTACAAAGAACAGCAAGAGCCGTCGAACGTTGTTGATGTGATTGCCGCTTTGCGCGAGATGGCCACCAGGATGAACAAAGAAGACCGGATCAGTACGGCGGATGGCAACCTGACCACGGCCAGTTCTCTGGAGCGGTTTTTAAAAAGCATTTCGGCCAGCGATCGCAAAGCCCTGCTAGGTTCCGAAGAAGTGCTGACCTATCGGCATATCACACCCGCTTTTCTTGGTGCCTACGAAAAATGGATGCTGAAGTACGGCAAAGCATCCCGCAAGCCTGGTGGCAAACCGGGACCGGCAACGCTGACGACGGTGGGCATTTACCTACGGACGCTGCGAACCTTATACAATCAAGCTATCGAAAAAGGATTGGCAAAAATGGAAGATTACCCGTTTTCCAAAAAAGGGTACACCATTCCCGCCGGTCAAAACGCCAAGAAAGCTCTCAGCAAAGAAGAAGTACTGAAGATCATTAATTACTCGTGCGCCGAAGGAATGGAGCAGCGTGGCCGGGATTTGTGGATTTTCTCTTATTTGAGTAACGGGATGAATGTAGCCGACATTTGCCGCCTGCGCTGGAAAGCCATCGATCAGCAGGCCGGTACCATTACGTTTGTCCGGGAGAAAACGCGCCGGTCCCGAAAAGGCAACCAGACGCAGATCTCCGTCGATCTGTTTCCTGAAACCGAGTCCATCATTGAGCGCTGGTGCACCCCCACCCGATCACCGAATGATTTTGTGTTTCCCTTCATCAATGATGCCATGGATGCCCGGCAACAAAAGACGGTCATTCACCAGGTGATCAAGATGACGAATAAATATGTCAACCGGATTGCCGAAGCCGTGGGTATTCAGGCCGATGTAAACACCTACGAGGCGCGGCACTCCTTTGCTACAATCCTTTTGCAATCGGAAGCGCCGGTTGCCTTTATTTCGCAGGCCTTGGGCCATACCAACCTAAAGACAACGGAATCCTACCTCGGCAGCTTTGGGGATGAGAAGAAAAAGAAATACCTTAAATCGCTATTATAA
- a CDS encoding HNH endonuclease, with amino-acid sequence MPINKGADPWDQTNWQALCMKCHSRKNNKDRSKK; translated from the coding sequence GTGCCGATCAACAAAGGTGCTGACCCCTGGGATCAGACCAACTGGCAGGCCTTGTGTATGAAGTGCCACTCCCGAAAGAACAACAAAGACCGATCAAAGAAATAG
- the uvrA gene encoding excinuclease ABC subunit UvrA yields the protein MSKAHSPSEQEFQGFIRVRGARQHNLKNIDVAIPRDALVVFTGVSGSGKSSLAFGTLYAEAQRRYLESVSPYTRRLFNQMAVPEVDAIDGLPPAVALQQQRGTPTTRSSVGSVTTLNNLVRMLYSRAGDYPPGQGILYAESFSANTPEGACPTCHGLGSMYEVTEESMVPDPSLTIRERAVAAWPQAWGGQNLRDILVSLGYDVDKPWQELPQQQRDWILFTDEQPVVPVYPGYTPEQTRRAIKRQEPPDYMGTFSSARRHVLHTFANTQSQLMKKRVSAFMLQTRCPTCQGKRLRPESLSVTFAGLDIADLSELPLKRLATLLQPYTEDQKPETNETHPERAEVIRRIATDLVARLQVLLQLGLGYLSLERSTPTLSPGELQRLRLATQLYSNLFGVVYVLDEPSAGLHPSDTEALLAALAGLKKAGNSLFVVEHNLDVIRQADWLVDVGPAAGEQGGQILYSGPPAGLADIELSQTRPYLFASDKGSSVPPLSPSNWLQLVGVSRNNLQNLDLAIPLGVLTTVTGVSGSGKSSLISQVLVELVAAHLGQALADEDEGDSIGEEKPVTTGGKITSGLDRIKRLVRVDQKPIGRTPRSNMATYTGLFDAVRKLFAATPTARDRGYDAGQFSFNVAKGRCPHCQGEGFVMVELLFLPSVYKPCPVCHGARYNEQTLAVRYRDKNIAEVLSLTVSEALLFFRDEPAVLRSLTALGEVGLGYLRLGQPATELSGGEAQRIKLATELQRTNNGSSLYILDEPTTGLHPADVDRLLAQLRNLVAGGNTVVVVEHTMRVVGASDWVIDMGPGAGDEGGQVVAQGPPLDVAQHPTSRTAPYLRQYV from the coding sequence ATGAGCAAAGCGCATTCACCATCTGAACAGGAGTTCCAGGGCTTCATCCGCGTCCGTGGGGCCCGGCAGCATAACCTTAAAAATATCGACGTAGCCATTCCTCGGGACGCGCTGGTGGTGTTTACCGGTGTATCTGGCTCGGGCAAATCCTCTCTGGCCTTCGGAACGCTTTACGCCGAGGCACAACGCCGCTATTTGGAATCGGTGTCGCCCTATACCCGACGGCTCTTTAATCAAATGGCCGTTCCCGAAGTCGACGCCATTGACGGTTTACCTCCGGCCGTTGCCCTGCAACAGCAGCGGGGCACGCCAACCACCCGTTCCTCGGTAGGCAGTGTTACCACGCTTAACAACCTGGTACGAATGCTCTATTCCCGAGCCGGTGATTACCCTCCGGGCCAGGGTATCCTCTATGCCGAATCCTTTTCCGCCAATACGCCCGAAGGAGCCTGCCCTACCTGTCACGGCTTGGGCAGCATGTACGAGGTTACCGAGGAATCGATGGTGCCTGACCCTTCCCTCACGATCCGGGAGCGAGCGGTGGCTGCCTGGCCACAAGCCTGGGGTGGTCAGAACCTGCGTGATATTCTGGTTTCGCTAGGCTACGATGTAGACAAGCCCTGGCAGGAACTTCCTCAGCAACAGCGGGACTGGATTTTATTTACTGATGAGCAACCTGTCGTTCCGGTTTATCCCGGCTATACTCCCGAGCAAACCCGGCGTGCGATCAAACGGCAAGAACCACCCGACTATATGGGCACCTTCAGCAGTGCCCGGCGGCATGTGCTGCATACCTTCGCCAATACCCAGAGTCAATTGATGAAAAAGCGGGTTTCGGCTTTTATGCTCCAAACGCGCTGCCCGACCTGCCAGGGGAAACGGCTACGCCCCGAATCGTTAAGCGTCACCTTTGCGGGACTGGATATTGCCGACCTCTCCGAACTACCCCTCAAACGCCTGGCGACGCTGCTACAGCCTTACACCGAAGACCAGAAACCGGAAACTAACGAAACCCACCCCGAACGGGCAGAGGTGATTCGCCGGATCGCGACTGATCTCGTAGCACGCCTACAGGTCTTACTCCAACTGGGGCTGGGGTATTTATCTCTGGAGCGAAGCACGCCAACGCTATCGCCGGGCGAACTTCAGCGGTTGCGGCTGGCTACGCAGCTTTATTCGAATTTATTTGGAGTGGTGTATGTGCTAGACGAGCCCTCGGCGGGCTTGCATCCCTCAGATACCGAAGCCTTACTTGCGGCTTTAGCGGGTTTGAAAAAGGCGGGTAATTCCTTATTTGTTGTCGAGCATAATCTGGATGTGATCCGGCAGGCCGATTGGCTGGTCGATGTCGGACCGGCTGCTGGTGAACAAGGGGGCCAGATCCTGTACAGCGGACCACCAGCGGGTTTAGCCGATATTGAGCTATCCCAGACCCGCCCTTACTTGTTTGCTTCGGACAAAGGCTCTTCAGTCCCACCCCTTTCTCCTTCAAACTGGCTTCAGTTAGTTGGGGTAAGCCGGAATAATTTACAGAACCTGGATTTGGCGATTCCTTTGGGCGTACTGACAACGGTGACCGGGGTATCGGGTTCGGGCAAGTCCAGCCTGATTAGCCAGGTGCTGGTCGAACTTGTGGCGGCTCACCTGGGGCAGGCGCTCGCCGATGAGGACGAAGGAGATTCCATCGGCGAGGAAAAGCCTGTTACAACGGGGGGTAAAATCACCAGTGGCCTGGATCGGATTAAGCGTTTGGTGCGCGTCGATCAAAAGCCCATTGGCCGCACGCCCCGCTCAAACATGGCTACTTATACGGGTCTTTTTGATGCCGTCCGGAAACTGTTTGCGGCAACTCCCACGGCCCGCGATCGGGGCTACGATGCGGGTCAGTTTTCGTTCAATGTAGCCAAAGGTCGCTGTCCACATTGCCAGGGCGAAGGTTTTGTGATGGTCGAGCTTTTGTTTCTGCCTAGCGTTTATAAACCCTGCCCTGTTTGCCACGGAGCCCGCTACAATGAGCAGACCCTGGCGGTCCGGTACCGGGACAAAAACATCGCTGAGGTATTGAGTCTCACCGTCAGTGAAGCCCTCTTGTTTTTCCGGGACGAGCCGGCGGTTTTACGCTCCCTGACGGCGCTGGGAGAAGTGGGATTAGGGTATCTGCGATTGGGTCAGCCTGCTACGGAGTTATCAGGCGGTGAAGCCCAGCGCATTAAACTGGCAACAGAACTACAGCGCACTAATAATGGCTCGTCGCTTTATATCCTCGATGAACCGACTACGGGCTTGCATCCGGCTGACGTAGACCGACTGCTGGCTCAACTTCGTAACCTGGTGGCGGGCGGTAATACGGTCGTTGTCGTTGAACACACGATGCGGGTAGTTGGGGCTAGCGATTGGGTCATCGACATGGGTCCGGGAGCGGGCGATGAAGGTGGCCAGGTAGTAGCTCAGGGGCCTCCGCTCGACGTGGCTCAACATCCTACCAGCCGAACCGCTCCGTATTTGAGGCAGTATGTGTAG
- a CDS encoding ABC transporter permease yields MLQNYLKIAIRNLWKNRLFTLINTVGLSIGLACVIVLILFAQKCLTWDRFHANIDRIYYLQTETNGHTHNRTVYPILDQMLKDYPEIEAGTHIQTWSNPWIRHGNKNIQEYTAYVDPDFFKVFSFELKYGNRQTALRPKNAIILSEKVAQNLFGDANPVGKNLTLNDTTQYIVTGVLAKIPANSSQQFEVLLSTETLLNIPSFKENADWYNGFASVFLLLKKDVHKSQLEAKLPQLVKTHFSADAQNRRVLLNAYGDFINDVNPTFSGLILGAIIIAGFLLLIISINLINLNMATALPRAKEVAMRQVVGATRKRVLQQFWVESALVVITSVVLSGLFAIYYLIPAFNQLRDGNMQLEINWSSDSPTILLILGLALVVAALAGTYPALYLLGLKTANAVKGKLSTDPHRGRARQNTLIVLQFALAIIFIIGTIGMRQQIQFMKRANLGYQKENILVFKTDLSYRDENIALSQGQGILDKLRQHSAVESFTSSEVTPVNYRFNYNNYYPEGQENRKVNFRHTAGAINYFETYGIPLVEGRTFSALTPADSVNNAVIINEAAVKALGWTSAVGKKLREQNNKAVYTVIGVTKDYHYQSLQGKIEPLLHWYGGRQTLNSYLSVRLTDEGKAPALIRELETEFKKLPARRALSYFYLTDEVDKIYQPIDNLWSMISFVTIIAIMTACAGIFGLVALVTKRRVKEIGVRKVLGASTFHITALLSKDFVKLVCLAYLIGSPVAWWLGALMLNYFAYKTSIQWWYFALAGVLAVGIAIVTISVQSIKAALANPVKSLRVE; encoded by the coding sequence ATGCTCCAAAACTACCTTAAAATTGCCATCCGGAATTTGTGGAAAAACCGACTTTTTACCCTGATTAACACCGTTGGCCTTTCCATTGGGCTGGCCTGCGTCATCGTCTTGATTCTGTTTGCCCAGAAATGCCTGACATGGGATCGCTTTCACGCCAATATTGATCGGATTTACTACCTCCAAACCGAAACAAACGGCCATACCCACAATCGGACGGTTTATCCCATTCTGGACCAAATGCTGAAAGATTACCCCGAAATTGAAGCAGGGACGCATATTCAAACCTGGAGCAACCCCTGGATTCGTCACGGCAATAAGAACATTCAGGAATATACCGCTTATGTCGATCCTGATTTTTTTAAGGTGTTCAGCTTTGAGTTAAAATATGGTAACCGACAAACGGCTCTGCGCCCAAAAAATGCCATTATTCTAAGTGAAAAAGTAGCACAAAACCTGTTCGGGGATGCCAATCCAGTGGGTAAGAACCTGACCCTCAACGACACTACTCAGTACATTGTTACCGGCGTTTTGGCTAAAATACCAGCCAACTCTTCCCAGCAATTCGAGGTGCTGCTTTCGACAGAAACGCTCCTTAATATCCCGAGCTTTAAAGAAAACGCCGACTGGTACAATGGGTTTGCTTCGGTCTTTTTACTCCTGAAAAAAGATGTCCATAAATCGCAACTGGAAGCCAAATTGCCGCAATTGGTTAAAACGCATTTCTCGGCGGACGCCCAAAACCGCAGGGTGCTACTGAATGCCTACGGGGATTTTATAAACGACGTAAATCCTACCTTTTCGGGCCTTATTTTGGGCGCTATCATCATTGCAGGGTTTTTACTTTTGATCATTAGCATTAATCTGATCAATCTGAACATGGCCACGGCGCTACCAAGAGCCAAAGAGGTCGCCATGCGCCAGGTGGTTGGTGCTACCCGAAAACGAGTTCTGCAACAATTCTGGGTTGAGTCGGCACTTGTGGTCATTACTTCCGTGGTTTTATCGGGCTTGTTCGCCATCTATTATTTGATTCCGGCGTTCAATCAGTTGCGCGACGGCAATATGCAGCTGGAGATTAATTGGTCCAGTGACTCGCCGACGATTCTGCTTATTCTAGGCCTTGCACTGGTAGTGGCTGCGCTGGCCGGCACCTATCCTGCTCTCTATCTGCTCGGTCTGAAAACAGCCAACGCCGTGAAGGGCAAACTTTCGACCGATCCACACCGGGGCCGGGCACGTCAGAACACCCTGATTGTTCTGCAATTTGCGTTGGCGATCATTTTTATCATCGGCACCATTGGTATGCGCCAACAGATTCAGTTCATGAAACGCGCTAACCTGGGTTATCAGAAAGAGAACATTCTTGTTTTTAAGACTGATCTGTCCTACCGCGATGAGAACATTGCCCTATCGCAGGGGCAGGGTATCCTGGACAAATTGCGCCAGCACAGCGCCGTGGAGTCGTTTACCAGCTCGGAAGTTACGCCTGTTAATTACCGGTTTAATTACAACAACTATTACCCGGAAGGACAGGAGAACCGGAAGGTAAATTTCCGGCATACCGCAGGAGCCATCAATTATTTTGAAACCTACGGAATTCCGCTGGTCGAAGGGCGGACATTTTCCGCCCTTACCCCCGCCGACTCGGTTAACAATGCCGTTATCATAAACGAAGCCGCCGTGAAAGCGTTGGGCTGGACAAGTGCCGTTGGTAAAAAACTACGCGAGCAGAACAACAAGGCGGTTTATACGGTGATCGGCGTCACCAAAGACTATCACTATCAGAGTCTTCAGGGGAAAATCGAACCTTTACTCCATTGGTACGGCGGCCGCCAAACGCTAAATAGTTACCTCAGCGTCAGACTCACCGACGAAGGTAAAGCACCGGCTTTAATACGAGAACTGGAAACCGAATTTAAGAAATTACCGGCCCGGCGGGCACTCTCATATTTCTATCTGACCGACGAAGTGGATAAAATCTATCAGCCCATCGACAACCTCTGGAGCATGATCAGCTTTGTCACTATAATTGCCATCATGACTGCCTGCGCCGGTATCTTCGGACTGGTTGCGCTGGTAACGAAACGTCGGGTTAAAGAAATTGGTGTCCGGAAAGTACTGGGAGCAAGCACTTTCCATATCACCGCTCTACTGTCGAAAGATTTTGTAAAGCTTGTGTGTCTGGCCTATCTGATTGGCTCGCCCGTAGCTTGGTGGCTGGGCGCTTTGATGCTGAATTACTTTGCTTATAAGACATCCATTCAGTGGTGGTATTTCGCTTTGGCTGGCGTTCTGGCAGTCGGCATTGCCATCGTGACAATCAGTGTTCAGAGCATTAAGGCCGCCTTGGCGAATCCGGTCAAAAGCCTACGCGTCGAATGA
- a CDS encoding GNAT family N-acetyltransferase, with translation MNASPLDLIRLATAADTDKLLQLMDAFCRHFDYPFDEFTRHKLIVQLLETPSLGTLWLVEPKGEAVGYVVLTNSFTLEFGGVTAFVDELFIEAAWRGAGLGHQVLLILQQEARQMGFMGLHLVTEKYNTRAKQLYESLGFVDSERSLLTWLWKPERLA, from the coding sequence ATGAATGCCTCCCCACTCGACTTAATCCGTCTGGCAACCGCTGCTGATACCGATAAATTGCTTCAGCTAATGGATGCCTTTTGCCGTCATTTCGATTATCCTTTCGATGAATTTACCAGACATAAGCTGATCGTTCAATTGCTGGAAACGCCATCTCTGGGAACATTGTGGCTCGTTGAGCCGAAAGGCGAGGCGGTTGGCTACGTGGTTTTGACCAATAGTTTTACGTTGGAATTTGGTGGTGTAACGGCTTTTGTGGATGAGCTATTCATTGAAGCGGCCTGGCGCGGGGCGGGTCTGGGGCACCAGGTGCTGCTCATTCTTCAGCAGGAAGCCCGCCAAATGGGATTTATGGGGCTGCATCTGGTAACGGAAAAGTACAACACCCGAGCCAAGCAACTGTACGAATCGCTGGGTTTTGTCGATTCGGAGCGAAGCCTGCTGACCTGGCTCTGGAAACCAGAGCGGCTGGCCTAA
- a CDS encoding Hsp70 family protein — protein MTTTSCGIDFGTSNSTIALDLDGKISLVPIEQDHVTIPSAIFFQRTTNKAFYGRKAIDLFFDRQEGRFMRSLKRVLGTSLMKQGTLVNGASMNFGIIITAFLKHLKDKADLYADQAIESVVMGRPVHFVDNDPKADAQAQEELKTIAQRLGFKHIEFQFEPIAAAFAHEARISGEKLAIVADLGGGTSDFTVIRLSSQHVSKSDRSSDILANTGVRIGGNDFDKALSLSAIMPELGYRSTYGAKHLEVPLKPYQDLAEWSKVNFLYTPRLIMQIRQILHEADDKQRYRRLLSVLEQETGHMLLAGAEGAKIALSGQEEYVAQFDFIEADFTIAIQRALFEQAIDGEVEKIAASALQCLQEAGVRQEAIDLVILTGGSTEVRSVQDIFKRLFPNAAIADQNKLSSVGLGLGYDSRLKFGPQTSPVR, from the coding sequence ATGACAACTACTTCTTGTGGAATTGATTTTGGTACATCAAACTCAACCATTGCCCTCGATCTTGACGGAAAAATCAGTTTAGTGCCGATCGAACAGGACCACGTAACCATTCCTAGTGCTATATTTTTTCAACGGACTACCAACAAAGCATTCTACGGCAGAAAGGCAATAGATCTATTTTTCGACCGGCAGGAGGGACGGTTCATGCGGAGTCTGAAACGGGTTTTAGGGACTTCTCTGATGAAGCAAGGGACGCTGGTAAATGGCGCTTCCATGAACTTTGGGATCATTATTACTGCTTTTCTGAAACACCTCAAAGACAAGGCCGATTTGTACGCTGATCAGGCTATTGAAAGCGTGGTGATGGGGCGGCCCGTGCATTTTGTCGATAATGATCCCAAAGCCGACGCCCAGGCACAGGAAGAACTGAAAACGATTGCTCAACGGCTTGGCTTTAAACACATTGAGTTTCAATTTGAGCCCATTGCCGCCGCATTTGCCCACGAAGCGCGGATAAGCGGAGAAAAGTTAGCCATTGTGGCCGATTTAGGCGGGGGAACCTCCGATTTTACAGTTATCCGCTTATCATCCCAACACGTCAGCAAGTCCGATCGGTCATCCGATATTTTAGCCAATACTGGGGTTCGTATTGGGGGTAATGATTTTGATAAAGCGTTAAGCCTGAGTGCTATTATGCCTGAGCTGGGTTACCGGAGCACGTACGGAGCTAAACACCTGGAAGTACCCTTAAAACCCTATCAGGACCTGGCCGAGTGGAGTAAAGTGAACTTCCTGTATACGCCCCGACTGATTATGCAGATCCGGCAGATTCTGCACGAAGCAGATGATAAGCAACGCTACCGACGCCTTCTAAGCGTGCTTGAGCAGGAAACTGGACACATGCTGCTCGCTGGAGCAGAAGGAGCAAAGATTGCGCTTTCGGGCCAGGAGGAGTACGTCGCGCAATTCGATTTTATCGAAGCGGATTTTACCATTGCCATTCAACGGGCGCTCTTTGAGCAAGCCATCGACGGGGAGGTGGAGAAAATAGCGGCTTCTGCCTTGCAATGTCTTCAGGAAGCCGGGGTTCGGCAAGAAGCTATTGATTTAGTGATTCTGACGGGGGGGTCAACCGAAGTGCGCTCCGTGCAAGACATTTTCAAGCGGCTTTTTCCGAACGCAGCCATTGCCGACCAGAACAAACTTTCCAGCGTGGGGCTGGGTTTAGGCTACGACAGTCGGCTTAAATTTGGTCCGCAGACTAGCCCCGTCCGTTAG